The following proteins are encoded in a genomic region of Methanoculleus bourgensis MS2:
- a CDS encoding geranylgeranyl reductase family protein, translating into MTWDVVVVGAGPSGSAAARACAEKGLATLCIEEHGTIGYPVQCAGLLSTSAFDECGVSRGSVQNEVSGARMVSDLGGELLFDARTTKACVVDRSLLDREMAQRAADAGAEFLLKTSVSGIKGSSLLTRGVRGREEIPFRLVIAADGPRGSVARMLGLRRPEIYLGGVQAEVPCRVDPRYVELHPNASPDFFGWVIPVSATRARIGLCAREHAKDHFDRFIARYGGNCIHLASGVIPLGVMPQTYGHRALFVGDAAGFPKPTSGGGIYTGVRSAKHAAEVAAACCARGAFDDESLRDYERRWKEDFGRELDTGLKVLRMRQRMTPEEIDRLCRALNDPSVIETIVEHGDMDRPGALIRRLALKPALIRGMGILFASGVRQILTG; encoded by the coding sequence CTGACCTGGGATGTTGTTGTTGTAGGTGCAGGTCCTTCCGGGAGTGCCGCTGCCCGGGCGTGCGCGGAGAAGGGACTTGCGACGCTCTGTATCGAGGAACATGGGACGATCGGCTATCCTGTGCAGTGTGCGGGACTCCTCTCCACGTCCGCGTTTGATGAGTGCGGCGTCTCCAGGGGATCAGTCCAGAACGAGGTGAGCGGTGCCCGGATGGTCTCAGACCTCGGGGGCGAACTCCTCTTCGACGCCCGGACCACAAAGGCCTGTGTCGTGGATAGGTCTCTCCTCGACCGTGAGATGGCGCAGAGAGCGGCAGATGCCGGGGCCGAGTTCCTCCTCAAGACCAGTGTATCAGGCATCAAGGGCTCCTCTCTCCTGACCCGCGGGGTCAGGGGGCGTGAAGAGATCCCCTTCCGGCTTGTCATCGCCGCAGACGGGCCGCGGGGTTCCGTTGCCCGGATGCTCGGCCTCCGGCGCCCGGAGATCTACCTCGGCGGGGTGCAGGCCGAGGTGCCGTGCAGGGTGGACCCGCGCTACGTGGAGCTGCACCCCAACGCCTCGCCCGACTTCTTCGGGTGGGTGATCCCGGTCTCGGCGACCAGGGCACGCATCGGTCTCTGTGCAAGAGAACACGCAAAAGACCACTTCGACCGGTTCATCGCCCGGTATGGCGGGAACTGCATTCACCTTGCGAGCGGGGTCATCCCGCTCGGGGTTATGCCGCAGACCTACGGTCACCGCGCACTCTTTGTCGGTGACGCGGCAGGTTTCCCCAAACCCACGTCAGGCGGCGGGATCTACACCGGTGTCAGGTCGGCAAAGCATGCGGCCGAGGTCGCGGCGGCCTGCTGCGCGCGCGGGGCTTTCGATGACGAGAGCCTCCGGGACTACGAGCGGCGCTGGAAGGAAGACTTCGGGAGAGAACTTGATACCGGATTGAAAGTGCTCCGGATGCGGCAGAGGATGACGCCGGAGGAGATCGACCGCCTTTGCCGGGCCTTAAATGACCCGAGCGTCATCGAGACGATCGTAGAGCACGGTGATATGGATAGGCCTGGCGCCCTGATCAGGAGGCTCGCCCTGAAACCCGCCCTGATCCGGGGCATGGGCATACTTTTTGCCTCTGGCGTACGTCAGATTCTTACAGGATGA
- the cbiM gene encoding cobalt transporter CbiM, with product MHIPDAFIPMGQALVYWIIALIFIALALRWARSSMKEEKVPLVAVLAAGIFAIQAVNIPIPWGTSGHMVGAALAAIVLGSPYAGVFVLTLVLLVQGIIFGDGGITVMGANIINMGVVGGFVGYYGYTALNGVMNNAYVAAFIAGWASLFISAILCAVELAIAGTFPLDLGLTFMGAYHAVIGLIEGGITAVALYLIASARPDILERPAGVTA from the coding sequence ATGCATATACCTGACGCGTTTATACCGATGGGACAGGCCCTGGTCTACTGGATCATCGCTCTCATCTTCATCGCTCTCGCCCTGCGGTGGGCGCGGAGTTCAATGAAAGAGGAAAAAGTGCCGCTGGTTGCTGTGCTTGCGGCAGGCATCTTTGCCATCCAGGCAGTTAACATCCCTATCCCCTGGGGGACGAGCGGACATATGGTCGGGGCGGCGCTTGCGGCTATCGTGCTCGGGTCGCCGTATGCAGGAGTCTTCGTCCTGACGCTGGTGCTCCTCGTGCAGGGTATCATATTCGGTGACGGCGGCATCACGGTGATGGGTGCGAACATCATCAACATGGGCGTCGTCGGCGGGTTTGTCGGCTACTATGGCTACACCGCACTCAACGGCGTTATGAACAACGCATACGTCGCTGCGTTCATCGCCGGGTGGGCGTCGCTCTTCATCTCGGCGATCCTCTGTGCGGTCGAACTCGCGATCGCCGGCACGTTCCCGCTGGATCTCGGCCTCACGTTCATGGGAGCGTACCACGCCGTCATCGGTCTCATCGAGGGCGGGATCACCGCTGTTGCCCTCTACCTGATCGCATCGGCGCGGCCTGATATCCTTGAACGTCCAGCGGGGGTGACCGCGTAA
- a CDS encoding PDGLE domain-containing protein: MEKKQYIMIGIAIALVIAVAAPFIASGNPDGLESAFFSIHGAKDFRGDELDEDAAEAAEEQAIAITGNDFSFDAPLPDYGIEGLDKPGEVLAVVIGTLLMLILVYGVARMTARPDN; this comes from the coding sequence ATGGAGAAGAAGCAGTATATCATGATCGGTATCGCGATCGCGCTTGTGATCGCCGTTGCCGCACCGTTCATCGCGTCCGGAAACCCTGACGGCCTCGAGAGCGCGTTCTTCAGCATCCACGGTGCAAAAGACTTCCGGGGTGACGAACTTGACGAAGATGCCGCCGAGGCCGCGGAGGAACAGGCAATCGCCATCACCGGGAACGATTTTTCGTTCGATGCGCCGCTGCCTGACTACGGCATCGAGGGTCTGGATAAACCGGGAGAGGTGCTTGCCGTCGTTATCGGCACGCTTCTTATGCTGATTCTGGTCTACGGGGTTGCCCGGATGACGGCCCGACCCGATAACTAG
- a CDS encoding ATP-binding cassette domain-containing protein: MHLVETRDLTHVYRGNLPALQGVNFIAERKSRIAVIGPNGAGKSTLFKHFNGILKPTSGEVLVRGEPVTKENVREVRKFVGIVFQNPDDQIFSPTVEQDVAFGPTNLGLDEATVAHRVEGALHLLGIEDLRERVPHHLSGGEKKRVAIAGILAMEPQVLVLDEPTAGLDPQGVIDLMGFVNRLPEDYGMTVIFSTHHVDLVAEMADFIYVMDQGQIVASGTVEEIFARPELLARTRLDVPVIPKLIRSLQESGVAIDMAYTYEDAQKSFLDAYTRRA, from the coding sequence ATGCACCTGGTCGAGACACGCGATCTCACCCATGTCTATCGCGGCAACCTTCCCGCCCTTCAAGGCGTGAACTTCATCGCAGAGAGAAAGTCCCGTATCGCAGTCATCGGGCCGAACGGGGCCGGAAAGAGCACTCTCTTCAAACACTTCAACGGCATACTCAAGCCCACATCCGGCGAGGTGCTGGTCAGGGGTGAGCCGGTCACGAAGGAGAACGTCCGGGAAGTCAGGAAGTTCGTGGGGATCGTCTTTCAGAACCCCGACGACCAGATCTTCTCCCCCACCGTGGAGCAGGATGTTGCGTTCGGCCCGACCAACCTCGGGCTCGACGAGGCCACCGTCGCTCACCGTGTTGAGGGGGCCCTGCACCTCCTTGGTATCGAGGACCTCCGCGAGCGCGTGCCGCACCACCTCTCAGGCGGCGAGAAGAAGAGGGTCGCCATCGCGGGCATCCTCGCGATGGAGCCGCAGGTCTTGGTGCTCGACGAACCGACCGCCGGACTCGACCCCCAGGGCGTCATCGACCTCATGGGGTTCGTCAACCGGCTGCCCGAGGATTACGGCATGACCGTGATCTTCTCGACACACCATGTCGACCTCGTGGCTGAGATGGCGGATTTCATCTACGTGATGGACCAGGGCCAGATTGTAGCCTCCGGGACGGTCGAGGAGATCTTCGCCCGTCCGGAGCTGCTCGCCCGGACCAGACTTGATGTGCCGGTCATACCGAAACTGATCCGGTCGCTGCAGGAGAGCGGTGTTGCCATCGATATGGCCTACACCTACGAGGATGCGCAGAAGTCGTTCCTTGACGCCTACACGAGAAGAGCATGA
- the cbiQ gene encoding cobalt ECF transporter T component CbiQ, producing MIDDLYAIEKSAYRDSVIHRLDARVKLVIALAGIVAIVAMPYSTRVYELGAILFAFFIVLWICSRLSPLVYLRRLLLILPFGIFLIGFQIFVKNRYYDVFHPIATLPFGIEIYAESVEFASILLVKFIVSISFIILLSSTTKMQDLLEASGRLGLPREFILPLGMMIRYIFVFAEIFGKIRSAMDTRCFDPFDRNLPYRYRLRQLGYTVGMLFIRSYEQGERTYMSMLCRGYGEGGHLHIRSKPIGAKEASFFAGALAFIVLSTVLIYLHP from the coding sequence ATGATCGACGACCTCTACGCTATCGAGAAGTCGGCCTACCGGGACAGCGTCATCCACCGGCTGGACGCAAGGGTCAAGCTCGTCATCGCCCTCGCCGGTATCGTCGCGATTGTGGCGATGCCGTACTCGACCAGGGTCTACGAACTCGGCGCCATCCTCTTCGCCTTCTTCATCGTCCTCTGGATCTGCTCGCGTCTCTCGCCGCTCGTCTATCTCCGGCGGCTTCTCCTCATCCTGCCGTTTGGGATCTTCCTCATCGGTTTCCAGATATTTGTGAAGAACAGGTACTACGATGTCTTTCATCCGATCGCGACCCTGCCGTTCGGGATCGAGATCTATGCGGAGTCGGTAGAGTTCGCTTCGATCCTCCTCGTGAAGTTCATCGTCAGCATATCGTTCATCATTCTGCTCTCGTCGACGACGAAGATGCAGGACCTGCTTGAGGCGTCGGGGAGGCTCGGCCTGCCCCGGGAGTTCATCCTCCCGCTCGGCATGATGATCCGCTATATCTTCGTCTTTGCCGAGATCTTCGGGAAGATACGGTCCGCGATGGATACCCGGTGCTTCGACCCCTTCGACCGCAACCTCCCCTACCGCTACCGGCTTCGCCAGCTTGGCTACACGGTCGGTATGCTCTTCATCAGGTCGTATGAGCAGGGCGAGCGCACCTACATGAGTATGCTCTGCCGTGGGTACGGGGAGGGGGGCCACCTCCATATCCGATCTAAGCCCATCGGTGCTAAAGAAGCCTCGTTCTTCGCCGGTGCGCTTGCCTTCATCGTGCTCTCCACGGTCCTGATCTACCTGCATCCGTGA
- a CDS encoding ion transporter, with protein MHRLNKETIYHLLEADPEKPGAGRILDVCILMLIVANVIAVILESVEGLYIPHATFFQAFDIFSVAVFTVEYLLRLWTCTANPDYANPVLGRLRYAATPLAIIDLLAILPFFLPMFIPLDLRIMRALRLLRVFRILKISRYSYALKLLGRVMKAQVHVIGVLIFILVLLVVITSSLMFFVEHDVQPDDFANIPTAMWWAVATLSTVGYGDVFPVTPLGKALGGLIALLGIGMFALPAGVLSSAFLEEIQKNGGGERGNSSHSRSPEEVVDLLERLALLREEGVLTDEEVAVQKQRVLGDGG; from the coding sequence ATGCACCGCCTGAACAAAGAAACGATCTATCATCTCCTCGAGGCGGACCCAGAAAAACCCGGGGCGGGCCGGATTCTCGACGTATGCATCCTGATGCTGATCGTGGCAAACGTCATTGCCGTGATCCTCGAATCGGTTGAGGGGCTGTATATCCCCCATGCCACGTTCTTCCAGGCATTTGATATCTTCTCCGTCGCGGTCTTCACCGTCGAATACCTCCTCCGTCTCTGGACCTGCACTGCAAACCCGGACTACGCGAACCCCGTTCTCGGGCGGCTCAGATACGCCGCGACCCCTCTCGCGATCATCGACCTCCTGGCGATACTGCCGTTCTTCCTGCCGATGTTCATCCCGCTCGACCTGCGGATCATGCGGGCGCTCCGGCTGCTTCGGGTCTTCCGGATCTTAAAGATCAGCAGGTACTCGTACGCCTTGAAGCTGCTTGGCCGGGTCATGAAGGCACAGGTGCACGTCATCGGGGTGCTGATCTTCATCCTCGTGCTCCTGGTTGTCATCACATCGAGCCTGATGTTCTTTGTCGAGCACGATGTGCAGCCCGATGATTTCGCAAACATCCCCACCGCCATGTGGTGGGCCGTCGCAACCCTCTCGACCGTGGGCTACGGGGACGTCTTCCCGGTTACGCCCCTCGGCAAGGCACTCGGGGGGCTCATCGCGCTCCTCGGTATCGGTATGTTCGCCCTCCCAGCCGGCGTCCTCTCCTCGGCCTTCCTGGAGGAGATTCAGAAGAACGGCGGGGGCGAGAGAGGCAATTCTTCACATTCCCGGTCGCCGGAGGAGGTCGTTGACCTCCTCGAACGGCTAGCCCTGTTGCGGGAAGAGGGGGTCCTCACCGACGAGGAAGTGGCGGTCCAGAAGCAGAGGGTGCTTGGGGATGGGGGATAG
- the gyrB gene encoding DNA topoisomerase (ATP-hydrolyzing) subunit B — MTDTYDASHITVLEGLRPVRERPAMYIGSTEARGLHHLVYEVVDNSVDEALAGFCDLILVTINRDGSITIEDNGRGIPVDIMPQYGKSALEIVLTVLHAGGKFDKNTYQVSGGLHGVGVSVVNALASWLDATVFRDGNVYEMQFRQGLVVKPLASRPETDHEMKIRYEERYGTRPAQPLDYERLQGTRITFQPDRSIFETVNFDYDMLDHRLRELAYLNSGLTISLRDERTGDAITYCFEGGIREFVAHIGEGKEPLHDEVIYFQKSDPESLVEVEVALQYNNSYGETVYTYVNSVNTREGGTHLEGFRSAITRAINNSARRNNLFKSNDAQVKGEDVREGLASVISTRVAEPQFEGQTKMRLGNSNVRGIVDSLVYSSLTEYFEEHPKTLQAIVDKAMAAARAREAARNARELARRKSTLETTGLPGKLADCQERDPAKSELYIVEGDSAGGSAKQGRDRKFQAILPLRGKILNVEKASEHRILKNAEIQALISAIGTGVGDSFDVERARYHRVILMTDADVDGAHIRTLLLTFFYRYMMELVENGYIYIAQPPLYRIFRGKQEKYAYREEDMREIIAEFGEKGVTIQRYKGLGEMNAEQLWSTTMDPENRVLKQVRIEDAVYANEIFEKLMGENVDARRDFIRRHAKEVINLDI; from the coding sequence ATGACTGATACCTACGATGCTTCCCACATTACGGTACTTGAGGGTCTAAGACCCGTGCGTGAGCGTCCCGCCATGTACATCGGCAGCACAGAAGCCCGGGGATTGCACCACCTGGTCTACGAGGTTGTGGACAACTCCGTGGACGAGGCTCTCGCCGGATTCTGTGACCTGATACTGGTGACCATCAACCGGGACGGCTCAATCACAATAGAAGATAACGGGCGTGGTATCCCGGTCGATATCATGCCCCAGTATGGCAAGAGCGCTCTTGAGATCGTCCTCACCGTGCTTCATGCCGGCGGAAAGTTCGATAAGAATACTTATCAGGTCTCCGGCGGCCTGCACGGTGTCGGTGTCTCGGTCGTCAACGCTCTTGCAAGCTGGCTCGATGCGACGGTCTTCCGGGACGGCAACGTCTACGAGATGCAGTTCCGGCAGGGTCTGGTCGTAAAGCCGCTCGCAAGCCGCCCCGAGACCGATCACGAGATGAAGATCCGGTATGAGGAGCGCTACGGCACCCGGCCCGCGCAGCCGCTGGACTACGAGCGCCTCCAGGGAACCCGGATAACGTTCCAGCCCGACCGGTCGATATTCGAGACCGTCAATTTCGACTACGATATGCTCGACCACCGGCTCCGTGAGCTTGCCTACCTCAACAGCGGCCTTACGATCAGCCTCCGGGACGAACGTACCGGCGATGCGATCACCTACTGCTTCGAGGGCGGTATCAGGGAATTCGTCGCCCACATCGGTGAGGGAAAGGAGCCGCTCCACGACGAGGTGATCTATTTCCAGAAGAGCGATCCCGAGAGTCTGGTCGAGGTGGAGGTGGCCCTGCAGTACAACAACTCGTATGGGGAGACGGTCTACACCTATGTTAACAGCGTGAACACCCGGGAGGGCGGCACCCATCTTGAGGGCTTCCGGAGTGCAATAACCCGGGCGATCAACAACTCTGCCCGCAGAAACAACCTCTTCAAGAGTAACGACGCCCAGGTCAAGGGCGAGGACGTCAGAGAAGGGCTCGCCTCCGTCATCAGCACCCGGGTTGCAGAACCGCAGTTTGAGGGGCAGACCAAGATGCGTCTTGGGAACAGCAACGTCCGGGGCATCGTGGATTCGCTCGTCTACTCGTCGCTCACCGAGTACTTCGAGGAGCATCCAAAGACCCTCCAGGCGATCGTGGATAAGGCGATGGCCGCGGCCCGGGCGCGGGAAGCCGCCCGGAACGCACGCGAGCTTGCCAGGCGGAAGAGCACGCTGGAGACGACCGGGCTCCCTGGGAAACTCGCCGACTGCCAGGAGCGCGATCCGGCAAAGAGTGAACTCTATATTGTGGAAGGAGACTCGGCAGGCGGGTCCGCGAAACAGGGACGGGACCGGAAGTTCCAGGCGATTCTCCCCCTGCGGGGGAAGATCTTAAACGTCGAGAAGGCGTCGGAGCACAGGATCCTGAAGAACGCCGAGATCCAGGCACTGATCTCCGCCATCGGTACCGGCGTCGGCGACAGTTTCGATGTGGAGCGGGCCCGGTACCACCGGGTCATCCTGATGACCGATGCGGATGTCGACGGTGCGCATATCAGGACGCTCCTCCTCACGTTCTTCTACCGCTACATGATGGAACTGGTCGAGAACGGCTATATCTACATCGCCCAGCCCCCACTCTACCGGATCTTCAGGGGGAAACAGGAGAAGTACGCCTACCGCGAGGAGGATATGCGGGAGATCATTGCCGAGTTCGGCGAGAAGGGTGTCACGATCCAGCGCTACAAGGGTCTTGGTGAGATGAACGCGGAGCAGCTCTGGAGCACCACAATGGACCCGGAGAACCGGGTGCTCAAGCAGGTGAGAATCGAGGATGCTGTCTACGCAAACGAGATATTTGAGAAACTGATGGGTGAGAATGTGGATGCCCGGAGAGACTTCATCCGCAGGCATGCAAAGGAGGTGATCAACCTTGACATCTGA